The DNA window GCCAGTCCGCTGGCCGCGCTGGATGCGCTTGCCACCATGATGGGAGATGCCGCCGTGCTGAGTATGGAGCCGCTTTTGATGAGGCTGCGAATGCGCAAAGTGCTCCTGAACGACCCCTACTTGCAGGACCAATGGCACCTGAAAAACACCGGCCAGGCGGGAGGCAAAAAAGGCGTGGACATCGGCATTGACGCGGTCTGGCAGGACGACGATGCCGGCCTCAGCCTGACCCAGGGCCAGGGCATTCGCATCGCCATCGTGGATGACGGCCTTCAGATGAATCATCCCGACCTCATCGCAAACGTGGACCTGTCTCCCAATCATTATGACTGGAATGGCGAGGACACTGACCCGTCTGCCGAATCTGGGGATGACCATGGGACTGCCGTTGCCGGTCTGGTGGCAGCACGCGGCAACAACAACATCGGCATCAGTGGCGTGGCTCCGCGAGCCACTCTGGTGGGCTTTCGCCTGATTGCTGATATGAGCACGGCTATCACCGAATCTGAATCCGTCATCTATGGAAACGACGTCATCCAGGTCAAAAACAACAGTTGGGGTTATCCCGACGGTTATCCTTTTGAACTGGGAACCTCAAGCGAGCTCATGCAGGCGGCGATGGAGGAAGCGGCTGCCACGGGACGCGGAGGATTGGGCACCCTTTCCGTCTGGGCATCTGGCAATGGCCGCCACATCGGTGACCAGGGAAACAAAGACGCCTATAGCAACAGCATCTATGGCATCGCCGTCGGTTCCATCACCAACAAAGGCAAGCTGACACTCTACAGTGAAGGCGGCAGCCACCTCTGCGTTGTGGCACCATCTGCCGGGACCAAGGGCGGGATGATCACCACGGATCTCATGGGCATCGCCGGTGCCAACTCAGGCAGCCTGAAAAATCTTTCGGATGTGGATTACACCAATGACTTCAATGGCACCTCAGCTTCCGCTCCGGTCGTTTCAGGTGTCATCGCCCTGATGCTCCAGGCAAATCCCCATCTGAACTGGCGCGATGTGAAAGAGATCCTCCTGCGCTCCTCTGTCAAAATCCTGCCCAAAAACAAGGGCTGGACTGAGCGCGCCAACTGGGATGAATGGGAAGCAGAAATGCCGCCCATCAAACATCATGAATCCTATGGCGGTGGCCTCATCAATGCCCCAAATGCTATCCGGCTGGCAAAGGTGTGGCCCAGCCTGGGAAGCATGGTCTCGATCTCGCGTTCTGAAGCGCCACCGAGCACGACCGCCAGTCTCGGCGGAAGCACCAAAGGGACCACTTTAATACTCGCCCCATTGCCGGAAGAGAAAAAAGTGAAGACCAAAGCCACAAGGCTGAACCTGGACTTCAGCAACCAGACCGCCCTCCGCGTGGAGCACGTGACGGTGCGGGTGAACGCCACCCACGCCCGCCGGGGAGATCTGACCATCAAGCTCATCTCCCCGAGCGGCACGATAAGCACGCTGGCCACCTATTCAAAGAGAGACACAGGAGCCAATTATACGGACTGGACCTTTAGCAGCGTCCGGCATTGGGGTGAATCTTCGCGGGGCATCTGGTCTGTGGTGGCTTCTGAACCGGAGGACGATGTGGATGGCACGCTAGGCTCTGTGACCGTCGCCATGCATGGGACGGCCTATCCGGCAGTTCTGGTGGAGTCAGCTCCCATCTCGCAACTTGTCCCGGAAAACAGCAGCACCGATTTCACGGCGGTAGTGGAGACGCCGGCTTTCTCCACGACTACCAGGCAGTGGTTTAAAAAAGGCAAAGCCATCCCGGATGCCACCAAGGATGTGCTCAGCTTCCCGGCGGTGCAACTGGGTGACGCCGGGCTTTACAGTTACACGGTGGAGAATCTCATTGGGCTGACGGAGATCCCAGTCAGCCTGGGTGTCGTGCGCACCGCCATTGCCGGGCAGCAGGTTCTTGCCGGCAAGACGGCCACTTTTAAAGTCGAGGCAGCAGGACCCGACCTGCGATATCAATGGTTCATTGGCAGCCAGGCCCTGAGGGATGACGGACGCATCACCGGTAGCCGGAGTGCCACACTGAAAGTGAAAAAGGTCACCCTGGCAGATTCAAATGATTATTACTGCCAGGTCAGCATGGGAGACCTGAATCTGAATACCCTGCGTGCCAATCTGGCCATCACCATCCCGCCATCGCTGGAGCTTTTTGAAGCGCCGCTTCCAAGCATTGTCAGCAGCTTCACGGACCACCCCATTGTGGCCTTGAACGGAGCCACCGGTTACCGGGCAACAGGCCTGCCGCCCGGAGTCAAAATTGACAAGGCCACGGGCAGCTTCATCGGCAGGCCCACCAAGCCTGGGACGTACAACATCACGCTCATCGCCAGCAATGCGGCAGGCTCCAGCCCGCCGGTGTCTTTCGTCTGGGAAGTGGCGGATCTGCCTGAGGGTACCGTTGGCACCTATCGCGGCCTTGTGGAGCGCTACGATCTCTATAACCAGGGCTACGGCGGCGCATTCACGCTGACCATCGGCAAGACAGGCCTCTTCACGGGCACGGTCACCCAAGGCAAGCTGCGCACCCCTTTCAAAGGAGCCCTGGATGCCTATGCAGGGGAAGTTTTCTCCACCGGAACCGTCAGCCTTCGCCAGCCTGCAAAGGCTGACCCCTTGGTGCTGACCTTTACCCTGGAAAACGGCAGAATAGATGGCAGCATGGGCCGGGATGAGGACGATGAATACGCCAGCCTCTGGGCGCTCAAGCAATGGATCGCGCTGCCTGGAGAACTCGCCTCCCTGCCAGGCAGATACAACGTTCCTTTGATGCCCGAAGAAACCTCCGCCATCTATCCCCTCGGCAGCGGTTATCTTTCCCTCGCCGTTTCCGCCAAAGGCCGGATCAACTACGCCGGACGGCTGGCGGACGGCACAGCGTTGACCGGTGGCGGCATCGGTCTCGCCGAAGGTATTCTCCCCTTGCATCATATGCTTTACAAAAAAACCGGCTCCGTTCAGGGAAGCCTGGCGCTGGATGAAACGCGGACGTTTTTCAGCGCGGAGATGGACTGGTTTAAATCCCCCCAGCCTGCCAATGCCGCCACGCGCGTGTATCGCAACGGTTTCCCGCTCCATACGCTCAGCGGCACCGGTGGCCGCTACACCGCCCCGGCAGCCGGTCAGTTGCTGCTGGATCTGCCCCTTACGGAAAACAATGCCCGGCTGACGTTCAGCGAAGGCGGGCTTTTTATCCCTTTCTCGCAGACCTTCAGCCTGGTGCTGAACAACAAAGCTGTCTTCCCCGCTGCTACTGGCAATCCCCATCAGCTCAAGCTGACGCTCAATGCCAAAACCGGCCTCATCTCTGGCAAAGGTGCCACCATGGACATTGACCCGGCTAACCCTGCTCTCAACCGTCAGCGGGCGGGCACCGGCAGCGCACTCATCATTCCTGGGTTGGACAGAGCCGAAGGCCATTTCCTGCTGCCTGCGGATACCAGCAAGACAGCCCAGATCCTTTCAGGCCGCCTGCGAATGCTGCCCGCCAGCGCATTGGACTGATCTGCCGCAGGCCTACAGAGCCGCTTTCACCTTCGCCACTCCGGCGACCATGTTCGCCAGCTTTTGCTTCGCCGCCCATCGCGCCGTCTGGCTCAAACCGCAGTCAGGCGCCAAGACCAACCGCTCCGCGGGGGCATGTTTTAAACAGGCCCGCACCGCATCCGCCACGTTGTCAGGGCTTTCGATGTAATAGCTTTTCACATCAATCACCCCCACGGCCACATCCGTGCGTTTGGCGATCTCTCCGATGATCTCCAGCTCTGCATACTCGCGGTTGGCCATCTCCACATGGATCTCATCGCAATGCAGATCCAGGAAGTCCGGGAACAAGGGTGCATACTTGCGATAGCCCACCGGATGGCCTTTGAAGTTGCCAAAACACAGGTGCGTGCAAATGCGCGCCTGCCCATAGCCGCTTTCCACCGTGCGATTAAAGAGGTCCACAAAACGCCGCGTGTCCTCACGGAATCCATAGCAGCTCATGCTCGGTTCATCCACGCAGATCTCCTCCGCCCCCGCCGCCACCAGGTCCGCGATCTCCTGCCTAACGATGGGCAGAAGCGCCTCCGTAATGGCATAACGGTCAGCATACTGTTGGTTAGGCGCAAGCCTCCCGCTCAGGGTATAGGGACCGGGCACACTCACCTTCAGCCTTTTCCCCGATCGCTCAGCCAGCCGTTTCAGCCGCTTGAATTCTTCCACCGCCCCCAGCCCACGCGGAGCGAGCAGTTCTCCGGTGATCTCATGCTTCCCGCGCTGATCATGAGCTGGAGGGCCAAAGCGGCGCGGACTGGCAGGCTCCAATGCGATGCCTTCGATGAACCCATAAAATGACAGGTTAAAGTCAAACCGCGTCTGCTCCCCGTCCGTGATGACATCCAGCCCGGCGGCAAGCTGGTCCTGGATCGCCACCGTCGTCGCATCATCCTGCATCTCCGCCAGATCCGCGCTGCCAAACTGGCCCAGATGCTGAGCAGAAAATTCCAGCCACCCAGGAAAAGGGTAGCTACCGATGACTGAGGTACGCAGAGGTTGATCCTTCATTTCATCAAGGCTACAGCCTGACCATCCTGGCAGTCAACCAGGACCCGCATCTCGCAATTCTTTCAATGGGATAATCCATCCGCACAATGCTGGACATCATGCTGGCTTCTCCAGTATTCTCCTTTATGCGCTTGCTCTACCCCCGCCTCAGCTTGCACCAGTTTGCCTGGATGCTGTTGTTCGGACTCGTTGGAGCACTGATTGCAGGAGCTTATGGAATCCTGCATGACCAGATCACGATGCGGTTGGGCGTGGAGTATTTTTCGCGCTTTAAGCTCGAGCAGTTTCATTACCTGGACGCTTCAGCACCCCTTCATCTCAACGTCATGAAAATCGGTTTCCTGGCCACCTGGTGGGTGGGGCTTTTTGCGGGCTGGTTCATGGGTCGCGTGACGCTCCCTCACGAACCTGTCAAAGTCGCAGCCAGGCGATGCGCCATCGGTGTCGGACTCATGATCATGGTCGCTGTCATCTTCGCTGTCGGCGCCAGCATTTGGGCCCCCACACAGTTGGAGGATGCACGCATTGGAAACTGGTCGGACATGCTATCTTTTTATCATATCCAGGATCCCCTGGCCTTCATCCGTGTGGGTTATATTCATAATGCCAGCTACCTCGGCGGACTGGTGGGGCTTATTAGCGTTCTGGCCTGGCTGAGGATCACGCGCAAACCCTCGCCAAAAATCCCCGCGAGACTGCCGCTTTCCTGACGTTTCCAGCGGGTCATGTTCGCCCGGATCACCACCTGCCTCCTTTTCGTTTCCGCCTCGCTTCTTTGCGCGGCACCGAATGTGCTGTTCATCGCGGTGGATGATCTTCGTCCCGAACTGGGGTGTTATGGCACCAGCTTCATTCAGTCGCCTAACATTGACAAGCTGGCCGCCAGCAGCGTGCTTTTTGATCGAGCTTACTGCCAGGTGGCTGTGTGCAATCCCTCACGCAACAGTGTGCTCAGCGGCTTTCGATCCGATACCACCACCATCCTGGCCAACAACACCTACCTCCGCCCCGCCCTGCCGGATGTGGTGACGCTGCCGCAGCATTTCAAAAACCACGGCTACACTTCGCTCTCGCTCGGCAAGATTTTCCATCACAGCCAGACCGAACCTGGTGATGATCCGCAAAGCTGGAGCGAACCCTCCTGGTACCAGGGCCAGCCCTACCGCCATTGGTTCACCAAGGAATCCGAGGACTTCATCAAAGAGATGAAACAAAGGCCCAAAAAGGACCAGCCCCGGCTCATCCGGGCCAAACCTTATGAAGCGGCCAATGAGCCTGACGATGTGTATCCCGACGGCCAGACCGCCCTCAAAGCCATCGAGACACTTCAGCGTCTGAAAAGTGAAGGCAAACCTTTCTTTCTCGGCGTCGGTTTTGTGAAGCCGCACCTGCCTTTCACCTGCCCGCAAAAGTACTGGGACCTGTATCCCGAAGACAGCATCCGCATGCCGGAAAACTCCGCCCCGCCAGAAGGTGTTCCCTCCCCTGCCCTGCATGATCTATACGAGCTGCGCAGCTACGGCGGCATCCCTCGTACCGGTGACATTGACGAAGCCACAGCGCTGAAACTCATCCGTGCCTACCGCGCCTGTGTCAGCTTCATGGATGCCCAGTTAGGCCGTGTCATTGACGAGCTGGACCGCCTCGGTCTTCGCGAGAATACCATCATCGTTTTGTGGGGTGACCATGGTTATCATCTGGGGGAACAGGGCCTCTTCACCAAGATGACCAACTTTGAACTCGGCACCCGCGTGCCCTTGCTCGTCAGCGCCCCCGGCATGAAAGCCCCGGGCCAGAAAAGCCGCGCCTTGGTGGAGCTGGTGGACCTTTACCCCACCCTGGCCGAACTCGCCGGACTGCCCGTTGCGGATTCCCTGGAAGGCAGCAGCCTTGCCCCCCTGCTGGACACACCGGACCGCCCTTGGAAAAAGGCCGCCTTCAGTGTGTATCTGCGTCGCGGGCCGGAAGGCTACAAAGGCCGCAGCATCCGCACCGACCGCTGGCGCTACACCGAATGGAAAACCCCCAAAGGCAAGGACGCCGGCACCGAGCTGTATGACCATGATAATGATCCCAAGGAGACCGTGAACCTGGCCGCAGATGCCAAGCACGCCGAGACTGTGCAGCAACTGTCCGCCCAGCTTGCAGCAGGCTGGAAAGAGGCCGTCCCGGCACCTTGACCTTGGCCGCTTGACCACCTCCTGACCACCCCTTATAAAGGCGGTCCAATCATCATGCCTGCCCCCCTGCCCTACACCAACGCCCTCGTCATCGGAGCCGGAAGCTGGGGGACGGCGCTCACCGCTGTCCTGGCCGAGCGAGGCCTTAAGGTTCAGTTTTGGGGCCGCGACCCGGCGCTGATGGAAGAGATCCAGACCACCCGCCGGAACTCCCGTTACCTGCCCGGCCTGGTGCTGCCACCCAGCATCCATGCCACGGCCAATGCGGCCGAATTAAAGCCAGCCGACCTGGCGGTGTTTGTCGTGCCTTCCAAAGCCGTTCGCGAGACCGCCGCCAGCATGGCCGCCCTCCCCGCTTTGCAGTCCGTCCGTGTCATCATCTCCTGCGCGAAGGGCATCGAGATGGACAGCGGCAAGCGGCTGACTGAGATCCTGGCGGAATCTTTTGCTTCCACCCCGCTGGCTGTGCTCACGGGCCCGAATCATGCCGAGGAAGTCTCCCAAAGGATGGCCACGGCGGCCGTCGTTGCCTGTGAACAGGAAGACATCGCCCGTGAGGTGCAGGGCTGTTTCACCCTGCCCTGGTTCCGCACTTATACCAGCGATGACGTCACCGGAGTGGAGTGGGCCGGTGCCATGAAAAACCCCTACGCCATTGCCGCCGGCATCGCCCTCGGTTTGAAGCTGGGGGACAATGCTATCGCCGCCCTCGTCACCCGTGCCCTTGCGGAGATGGTGCGCATGGGCATCGCCATGGGTGGCCGTGCCGAATCCTTCATGGGCCTCGGCGGCGTGGGGGATCTCATGGCCACCTGTTACTCCGAGCACAGCCGCAACCACCGCGTGGGCCGGCTCATTGGTGAAGGCATGCCGCTTCAGGAAATCATGTCCAGCACCCGCATGGTGGCCGAGGGCGTGCCCAACACCGCCAGTCTTCACCGCGCCGCCAAAACCAAAGGCGTCCGCACCCCCCTGCTGGATGAAATCTACGCCATCCTCTATGAGGACAAGCCCGCCAAAGACGCCATGCGCGCCCTCCTCTCCCGCGATCCACGGGCAGAAAACGAGTAAACCGTAACCCGGCCAGCGTATCTTTAATGCGCACCCCATGACACTTTACCGGAATCCATTCCCATAAACCGGAATAAACTTCTTGCCAACTTAATGGATACACATCCAATATACCGTTACCATGAAAGCACTTGTCAAAGCCCATGCAGAACGCGGCCTCTGGCTGCAAGACGTGCCTGAACCTGAGGTGGGCATCAATGATGTGCTCATCAAGGTGCGCAAAACCGGCATTTGCGGCACCGACCTCCACATTTATAAATGGGATGCGTGGGCGCAAAAGACCATCCCGGCACCCATGGTGGTGGGGCATGAGTTTGTGGGAGAGGTCATCCGCGTCGGATCCAATGTCTCCGACTTCCACCCCGGTGAAATCGTCAGCGCCGAAGGCCATGTCGTCTGTGGCCGCTGCCGCAACTGCCTGGCCGGCCGCCGTCATTTGTGCAAGGACACCGTCGGCATCGGCGTGAACCGCACGGGAGCCTTTGCCGAATACATCAGTGTGCCGATGACCAACGTCTGGCATCACCGCGAAGGGGTGGATGAGGAAGTGGCGTCCATCTTTGATCCCTTTGGCAATGCCGTCCACACCGCCCTGGCCTTTGAATGCCTGGGGGAGGACGTGCTGATCACCGGAGCAGGCCCCATCGGCATCATGGCCATCCCTGTGGTTAGGCACGCAGGCGCACGCCACGTCGTCATCACCGATGTGAACGACTATCGCCTGGACCTCGCCCGCCAGATGGGCGCGACAGTTGCCGTCAATGTGCAGACGCAAAACCTGACCGATGTGCAAAAGCAGCTCGGCATGAAGGAGGGTTTTGATGTCGGCCTGGAGATGAGCGGCAATGCCTCCGCCTTCCGCAATATGATTGATAACATGTGCCATGGCGGCAAGATCGCCATGCTCGGCATCCCGTCGGAATCCATCAGCATTGACTGGAACAAGGTCATTTTCAACATGCTCACTATCAAAGGCATCTATGGCCGGGAGATGTATGAAACCTGGTACCAGATGAGTGTCATGCTGGAATGCGGACTGAACATCAAGCCCGTCATCACCCATCGTTTTCATTACACCGACTTTGAACAGGGTTTTGCGGCAATGGAGTCTGGTCATTGCGGCAAGGTTGTGCTGGACTGGAGCCACTAATTTCACCCTATGAACATCGGCGTCCCCAAAGAAATCAAGGAGCAGGAAAACCGTGTGGCGCTGACTCCCTCAGCCGCCTACCAGCTCATCAAGCGCGGTCATCAGGTCTTCGTCGAAACCAATGCCGGCAACGGCGCTGGTTTCCCCGACAAGGACTATGAAGCCGTCGGTGCCACCCTGCTCACCGACCACGCCAGCATCTTTGAAAAGGCCGAACTCATTGTGAAAGTGAAGGAGCCTCTGCCTTCCGAATACGGCCTGCTTCGTCCCGGCCATCTACTCTTCACCTACCTGCATCTCGCGGCCAACCGCCCGCTGACGGAGGCCCTACTCCAATCCGGCGCGACCGCTTTGGCCTACGAGACCATTGAGGTGAATCATCGCCTGCCCCTGTTGGAACCAATGAGCGAGATCGCCGGGCGCATGTCGGTGCTGGTGGGCGGTTACTTTTTGGCCAAACACGCCGGTGGCAGCGGCACCCTGCTCGGCGGTGTGCCCGGCGTACTGCCAGGGAAGGTCGTTGTCATTGGTGGTGGTGTCGCCGGCATCAATGCCGCCCGCATGGCCACCGGCCTCGGCGCAGACGTGAC is part of the Prosthecobacter sp. SYSU 5D2 genome and encodes:
- a CDS encoding S8 family serine peptidase; the protein is MPSPFQLFRRSLALAVLLGLGGTGIWMAIPSSVRHPAETSNATELLPDSPRVALKAVQDISVADTKEDLGLQQPMDSDALKRAGEDLRAGRPFALNENGIPASYQLALDEVYDPTAPVNQRLRKIQAKSSAAELLTFAESEAQRLGRWPGLVAYPEKGPQDAAHRRVLTEQVLLKTTDAPEAEKLAINNGLKVTGRPAYAKQHLVAEAASPLAALDALATMMGDAAVLSMEPLLMRLRMRKVLLNDPYLQDQWHLKNTGQAGGKKGVDIGIDAVWQDDDAGLSLTQGQGIRIAIVDDGLQMNHPDLIANVDLSPNHYDWNGEDTDPSAESGDDHGTAVAGLVAARGNNNIGISGVAPRATLVGFRLIADMSTAITESESVIYGNDVIQVKNNSWGYPDGYPFELGTSSELMQAAMEEAAATGRGGLGTLSVWASGNGRHIGDQGNKDAYSNSIYGIAVGSITNKGKLTLYSEGGSHLCVVAPSAGTKGGMITTDLMGIAGANSGSLKNLSDVDYTNDFNGTSASAPVVSGVIALMLQANPHLNWRDVKEILLRSSVKILPKNKGWTERANWDEWEAEMPPIKHHESYGGGLINAPNAIRLAKVWPSLGSMVSISRSEAPPSTTASLGGSTKGTTLILAPLPEEKKVKTKATRLNLDFSNQTALRVEHVTVRVNATHARRGDLTIKLISPSGTISTLATYSKRDTGANYTDWTFSSVRHWGESSRGIWSVVASEPEDDVDGTLGSVTVAMHGTAYPAVLVESAPISQLVPENSSTDFTAVVETPAFSTTTRQWFKKGKAIPDATKDVLSFPAVQLGDAGLYSYTVENLIGLTEIPVSLGVVRTAIAGQQVLAGKTATFKVEAAGPDLRYQWFIGSQALRDDGRITGSRSATLKVKKVTLADSNDYYCQVSMGDLNLNTLRANLAITIPPSLELFEAPLPSIVSSFTDHPIVALNGATGYRATGLPPGVKIDKATGSFIGRPTKPGTYNITLIASNAAGSSPPVSFVWEVADLPEGTVGTYRGLVERYDLYNQGYGGAFTLTIGKTGLFTGTVTQGKLRTPFKGALDAYAGEVFSTGTVSLRQPAKADPLVLTFTLENGRIDGSMGRDEDDEYASLWALKQWIALPGELASLPGRYNVPLMPEETSAIYPLGSGYLSLAVSAKGRINYAGRLADGTALTGGGIGLAEGILPLHHMLYKKTGSVQGSLALDETRTFFSAEMDWFKSPQPANAATRVYRNGFPLHTLSGTGGRYTAPAAGQLLLDLPLTENNARLTFSEGGLFIPFSQTFSLVLNNKAVFPAATGNPHQLKLTLNAKTGLISGKGATMDIDPANPALNRQRAGTGSALIIPGLDRAEGHFLLPADTSKTAQILSGRLRMLPASALD
- a CDS encoding cobalamin-independent methionine synthase II family protein; its protein translation is MKDQPLRTSVIGSYPFPGWLEFSAQHLGQFGSADLAEMQDDATTVAIQDQLAAGLDVITDGEQTRFDFNLSFYGFIEGIALEPASPRRFGPPAHDQRGKHEITGELLAPRGLGAVEEFKRLKRLAERSGKRLKVSVPGPYTLSGRLAPNQQYADRYAITEALLPIVRQEIADLVAAGAEEICVDEPSMSCYGFREDTRRFVDLFNRTVESGYGQARICTHLCFGNFKGHPVGYRKYAPLFPDFLDLHCDEIHVEMANREYAELEIIGEIAKRTDVAVGVIDVKSYYIESPDNVADAVRACLKHAPAERLVLAPDCGLSQTARWAAKQKLANMVAGVAKVKAAL
- a CDS encoding sulfatase, whose amino-acid sequence is MFARITTCLLFVSASLLCAAPNVLFIAVDDLRPELGCYGTSFIQSPNIDKLAASSVLFDRAYCQVAVCNPSRNSVLSGFRSDTTTILANNTYLRPALPDVVTLPQHFKNHGYTSLSLGKIFHHSQTEPGDDPQSWSEPSWYQGQPYRHWFTKESEDFIKEMKQRPKKDQPRLIRAKPYEAANEPDDVYPDGQTALKAIETLQRLKSEGKPFFLGVGFVKPHLPFTCPQKYWDLYPEDSIRMPENSAPPEGVPSPALHDLYELRSYGGIPRTGDIDEATALKLIRAYRACVSFMDAQLGRVIDELDRLGLRENTIIVLWGDHGYHLGEQGLFTKMTNFELGTRVPLLVSAPGMKAPGQKSRALVELVDLYPTLAELAGLPVADSLEGSSLAPLLDTPDRPWKKAAFSVYLRRGPEGYKGRSIRTDRWRYTEWKTPKGKDAGTELYDHDNDPKETVNLAADAKHAETVQQLSAQLAAGWKEAVPAP
- a CDS encoding NAD(P)H-dependent glycerol-3-phosphate dehydrogenase, which produces MPAPLPYTNALVIGAGSWGTALTAVLAERGLKVQFWGRDPALMEEIQTTRRNSRYLPGLVLPPSIHATANAAELKPADLAVFVVPSKAVRETAASMAALPALQSVRVIISCAKGIEMDSGKRLTEILAESFASTPLAVLTGPNHAEEVSQRMATAAVVACEQEDIAREVQGCFTLPWFRTYTSDDVTGVEWAGAMKNPYAIAAGIALGLKLGDNAIAALVTRALAEMVRMGIAMGGRAESFMGLGGVGDLMATCYSEHSRNHRVGRLIGEGMPLQEIMSSTRMVAEGVPNTASLHRAAKTKGVRTPLLDEIYAILYEDKPAKDAMRALLSRDPRAENE
- the tdh gene encoding L-threonine 3-dehydrogenase; translation: MKALVKAHAERGLWLQDVPEPEVGINDVLIKVRKTGICGTDLHIYKWDAWAQKTIPAPMVVGHEFVGEVIRVGSNVSDFHPGEIVSAEGHVVCGRCRNCLAGRRHLCKDTVGIGVNRTGAFAEYISVPMTNVWHHREGVDEEVASIFDPFGNAVHTALAFECLGEDVLITGAGPIGIMAIPVVRHAGARHVVITDVNDYRLDLARQMGATVAVNVQTQNLTDVQKQLGMKEGFDVGLEMSGNASAFRNMIDNMCHGGKIAMLGIPSESISIDWNKVIFNMLTIKGIYGREMYETWYQMSVMLECGLNIKPVITHRFHYTDFEQGFAAMESGHCGKVVLDWSH
- the ald gene encoding alanine dehydrogenase; the encoded protein is MNIGVPKEIKEQENRVALTPSAAYQLIKRGHQVFVETNAGNGAGFPDKDYEAVGATLLTDHASIFEKAELIVKVKEPLPSEYGLLRPGHLLFTYLHLAANRPLTEALLQSGATALAYETIEVNHRLPLLEPMSEIAGRMSVLVGGYFLAKHAGGSGTLLGGVPGVLPGKVVVIGGGVAGINAARMATGLGADVTILEVDLERMRFLDITLHTAHTLYSNETHLMELLPQVDLLIGAVLVPGARAPKLINRAMLRQMRPGSVLVDIAVDQGGCAETTRPTTHHDPVYVEEGVTHYCVANMPGAYARTATQALINVTHRYIELLADHGLQEACHRQPALLGGINVMHGTLHNEAVAQAHSMAFTPPVFP